One Aquisediminimonas profunda genomic region harbors:
- a CDS encoding DUF3489 domain-containing protein — protein MTKSQNAKAAKQPVAPTQTKRDTILALLARPHGASLDEMVAATGWLPHTTRAMLTGIKKKRHALSSEKIDGVRRYRVAAEAGQ, from the coding sequence ATGACCAAGTCCCAAAACGCCAAGGCCGCCAAGCAGCCCGTCGCTCCAACCCAAACCAAGCGCGATACGATCCTGGCGCTTCTCGCCAGACCCCATGGCGCAAGCCTCGACGAGATGGTGGCGGCGACCGGCTGGCTGCCGCATACGACCCGGGCCATGCTGACTGGCATAAAGAAGAAGCGCCATGCGCTCAGCAGCGAGAAGATCGACGGCGTCCGCCGCTATCGTGTTGCTGCCGAGGCCGGACAATGA
- a CDS encoding glutathione S-transferase family protein, which yields MPEVVLHHYDNSPFSEKVRICLGIKGLSWRAVDQPVIMPKPDLVPLTGGYRRIPVMQIGADIYCDSQLIVRELERRFPERPLFPSGSEGLAIAIEQWCDKALFQTAVLAIFGSIGDSVDPAFIKDREALSGQPFNVAAMKAIAPFAVSQIKAHASLLVQQLTDGRDFFAGTDPCLADAAAYYNFWFARTFAPGLVDRFDDLNGFDAWYDRVTAIGHGTPTSLKPAEALEIATNALPEAMNTLPSDAAIRDKNVCLAATDYGRDPIIGTFVGSTQYSLTVARNVPELGEVNVHVSRLGYSVSPA from the coding sequence ATGCCTGAGGTCGTTCTTCACCATTATGATAACTCGCCTTTCTCCGAGAAAGTCAGGATTTGCCTTGGCATCAAGGGTCTTAGCTGGCGTGCAGTCGACCAGCCGGTGATCATGCCCAAGCCTGATCTTGTGCCACTGACGGGGGGCTACCGCCGCATTCCTGTCATGCAGATCGGTGCTGATATTTATTGCGATAGCCAGCTGATCGTGCGTGAACTTGAGCGGCGCTTTCCCGAAAGGCCACTCTTTCCATCAGGCAGCGAGGGCTTGGCCATTGCGATTGAGCAATGGTGCGACAAGGCACTGTTCCAGACAGCCGTCCTGGCGATTTTCGGTTCAATCGGTGACAGCGTCGATCCGGCGTTCATCAAGGATCGTGAAGCTCTAAGCGGCCAACCCTTCAATGTTGCAGCCATGAAGGCGATTGCGCCTTTTGCCGTCTCCCAGATCAAGGCGCATGCCTCGTTGCTTGTACAGCAACTCACCGATGGCCGCGACTTTTTCGCAGGTACCGATCCGTGCTTGGCCGATGCTGCGGCCTATTACAATTTCTGGTTCGCCCGCACCTTTGCTCCCGGTCTTGTTGACCGGTTCGACGACCTTAACGGCTTTGACGCCTGGTATGACCGCGTCACTGCAATCGGCCATGGAACTCCGACGTCGTTGAAACCGGCAGAGGCACTGGAGATTGCGACGAACGCTCTACCGGAGGCAATGAACACGCTGCCATCCGATGCCGCCATAAGGGATAAAAATGTCTGCCTGGCTGCCACCGATTACGGCCGCGACCCCATCATCGGGACTTTTGTCGGCTCGACCCAATACAGCCTTACAGTCGCCCGAAATGTGCCTGAATTAGGCGAGGTCAACGTTCACGTCTCGCGACTGGGATATTCTGTCTCGCCCGCTTAG
- a CDS encoding alpha/beta fold hydrolase, producing the protein MTHPVLENVAKTARHTTFYLSCGAEGGAPVIFVHGWPELSISWRHQLAVFAGLGFRAIAPDMRGYGRSTVHSRHEDYSQEEIVADMIELLDVLGAEKAVWVGHDWGAPVVWSIAQHHPARCHGIANLCVPYIPEGLAVETVLPLADRTLYPEDRFPAAQWDYMMFYRENFEAASAGFEADIRATVRALFRAGDSAAKGQPAITAQVRAQGGWFGPGQPAPAMTRDESVLSEADESRYVAALEATGFFGADSWYMNGEANQAFAKRAKANWRLQMPVLFLHAAHDYVCETIDSRLAEPMRAHCANLSEAVVESGHWMAQEKPDRVNAELAKWLAVQISGLWSKD; encoded by the coding sequence ATGACCCATCCCGTCCTCGAGAACGTTGCCAAGACTGCGCGGCACACTACGTTCTACCTGTCGTGCGGCGCCGAGGGCGGCGCGCCTGTGATTTTTGTACATGGCTGGCCAGAGCTGTCGATTTCGTGGCGACATCAGCTTGCGGTGTTCGCTGGACTCGGCTTTCGCGCCATCGCGCCCGACATGCGCGGCTATGGTCGCTCTACCGTCCATTCGCGGCATGAAGACTATAGCCAGGAGGAAATCGTTGCCGACATGATCGAGCTTCTCGACGTGCTCGGCGCCGAGAAGGCGGTCTGGGTCGGGCACGACTGGGGGGCGCCGGTGGTTTGGTCGATCGCTCAGCACCATCCCGCGCGCTGCCACGGCATCGCGAATCTGTGCGTCCCCTATATTCCCGAAGGCCTCGCGGTCGAGACGGTGCTGCCGCTGGCCGATCGCACGCTCTATCCGGAGGACCGGTTTCCCGCCGCGCAATGGGATTACATGATGTTCTACCGCGAGAACTTCGAGGCCGCCTCGGCCGGGTTCGAGGCCGATATCCGCGCCACAGTCAGGGCATTGTTCCGGGCGGGCGATTCGGCGGCCAAGGGGCAACCGGCGATCACCGCGCAGGTCCGCGCGCAGGGAGGCTGGTTCGGTCCCGGCCAGCCCGCGCCAGCGATGACGCGCGACGAAAGCGTACTGAGCGAGGCCGACGAGAGCCGCTATGTCGCGGCGCTCGAGGCGACGGGCTTCTTCGGCGCTGACAGCTGGTACATGAACGGCGAGGCGAACCAGGCTTTTGCCAAGCGGGCGAAGGCCAACTGGCGGCTGCAGATGCCAGTGCTCTTCCTTCACGCGGCCCATGACTATGTCTGCGAGACTATCGATTCCCGTCTGGCCGAGCCGATGCGCGCGCACTGTGCCAACCTGAGCGAAGCAGTGGTAGAGTCTGGCCACTGGATGGCGCAGGAAAAGCCCGATCGGGTCAACGCCGAACTGGCCAAGTGGCTGGCCGTCCAGATTTCCGGATTGTGGTCGAAGGATTGA
- a CDS encoding NAD(P)-binding protein produces MTKTPIEADYLVVGAGAAGMAFADQLLTDSEATIAIVDRRHRPGGHWNDAYPFVRLHQPSSYYGVSSRPLGSGGKDSAGFNVGLDELASGAEVVSYFEAVMQQRLLPSGRVRFFPLSEYTSDGCIESRLSGTRRPIAAGKVVDATRFSPNIPATHPPHYAVADGVVCAPINDLPRLARPDASYTVIGAGKTGMDACLWLLQNGAEPERIRWIVPRDSWMFDRANFQTEPGSMVTTLRYIADEVEAIAQAESVEDVFLRLEARGSVLRLDPAVTPRLHHCATVTKGELAALQRIGNVVRLGRVQQIERDRIVLERGDIPTDDATIHIDCSASAIVHPEPCAIFAPGRIVLQQVRLCQPVFSAALIAHVEAAYTSDAEKNAICQVVCMPSDPRGWLQGMAEELPIRLAWAQNPEIGAFTASCRLDAVAPRAARLQASDTAELAELARYQANIEPAIAKLQTLLATA; encoded by the coding sequence ATGACCAAAACACCGATCGAAGCGGACTATCTTGTCGTCGGCGCGGGCGCGGCGGGGATGGCGTTTGCCGACCAGTTGCTCACCGACAGCGAAGCGACGATCGCAATCGTCGACCGGCGGCACCGTCCGGGCGGGCACTGGAACGACGCCTATCCGTTCGTGCGCCTGCACCAGCCTTCGTCCTACTATGGCGTCAGTTCGCGCCCGCTCGGATCGGGAGGCAAGGACAGCGCCGGGTTCAATGTCGGGCTCGACGAACTTGCTTCGGGCGCGGAAGTGGTGAGCTATTTCGAAGCGGTGATGCAGCAGCGGCTGCTGCCTTCGGGACGGGTCCGCTTCTTCCCGCTGAGCGAATACACTTCGGACGGCTGCATCGAGTCGCGGCTGTCGGGCACCCGGCGCCCGATCGCCGCCGGCAAGGTGGTCGACGCCACCCGCTTCAGCCCGAACATCCCCGCCACCCACCCGCCACATTACGCGGTAGCCGATGGTGTGGTCTGCGCGCCAATCAACGATCTGCCCCGGTTGGCCCGGCCCGATGCGAGCTACACCGTGATCGGCGCAGGCAAGACCGGGATGGATGCCTGTCTGTGGCTCTTGCAGAACGGGGCCGAGCCGGAGCGGATCCGTTGGATCGTGCCGCGCGATTCGTGGATGTTCGATCGCGCGAATTTCCAGACCGAGCCCGGAAGCATGGTCACAACCCTGCGCTACATCGCCGACGAGGTCGAAGCGATCGCCCAGGCAGAGAGCGTCGAGGACGTGTTCCTGCGGCTCGAGGCCAGGGGCTCAGTGCTGCGGCTCGACCCTGCGGTCACGCCCCGGCTGCACCACTGCGCGACGGTCACCAAAGGCGAACTCGCGGCGCTGCAGCGGATCGGCAATGTGGTGCGGCTGGGCCGGGTGCAGCAGATCGAGCGCGACCGGATCGTGCTCGAACGCGGCGATATCCCGACCGATGACGCGACGATCCATATCGATTGTTCGGCGAGTGCGATTGTCCATCCAGAGCCCTGTGCGATCTTCGCGCCCGGCCGGATCGTTCTGCAACAGGTGCGGCTGTGCCAGCCGGTTTTCAGCGCGGCGCTGATCGCCCATGTCGAGGCGGCCTATACCAGCGATGCGGAAAAAAACGCGATATGCCAGGTCGTCTGCATGCCGAGCGACCCGCGCGGCTGGCTGCAGGGAATGGCCGAGGAGCTGCCGATTCGCCTGGCATGGGCCCAAAATCCCGAGATCGGTGCCTTCACGGCGAGCTGCCGGCTCGACGCCGTCGCTCCGCGCGCGGCACGGCTGCAGGCTAGCGACACAGCCGAATTGGCAGAACTCGCGCGCTATCAGGCGAACATCGAGCCAGCCATCGCCAAGCTTCAAACTCTGTTGGCGACGGCCTGA